CGGTCACGGGCGCTGTCGCGCCGGGCGGCACCGGCGATGGATCAGCGAGTGCCAAGCACAGCCTGGCCCGCCCCGTTTCTCTGGACCAAGAGGCGTGGTCATGTCCCTGGCCCGCAGAGGCGGATGCCGAGCAGGTCGACCAGCAAACCGTCGTCATCCGGGTCGTCGTGCGGGCCGACGGACGCGCCGAGCGGGTGGAGGTGGTCACCGATCCCGGCCTCGGGTTCGGCCGCGCCGCGCGCGCCTGCGCCCTGGGGACGCGGTTTCAGCCCGCGCGCGACAGTGCCGGCGAATCGATCGCGGCGGCCTCTCCACCCATTCGGGTGCATTTTTTTCGATGAGCGCAGGGGCGAAGAATTTCGGGTTGACCTTGGCGCTGACGATCGTCTTTGGGGCCATTGCCTTTGCTGGATGCCGTCGCCGCGCCGCCACCACCGACGATTGCCGGGCAGTGCTGGATCGCCTGGTCCATCTGGAGTTGGCTGAATCGGGTTTTCGCGATCCGGTTCTTGCCACGCGCTGGACCCGTGAGCTGGGCCGGAAGTTGACGCCACAGCTTGAAGGTTGCGTGGGCAAACGGGTTCCGATCGACCTGCCTGCCTGCCTGGCTGCCGCTCGAACGCCCGAAGAGATTGCCCACCGATGTCTGAAATGACTGCGACAATATTTTCGCTGAAGGAGGGGCCATGAATAGCCGTCCAATGACCGGCGTGATCTTCGCCGCGCACGCTCGCTACCGAGCTTTGCTGCGATGGATGTCCGGCCTATTTCTTGTTATCGTCGTCGTCGCCGCCACACAAAGTAGTTGCGGAGACGGAAGCTTCGACTGTTGCGAGTGTACTTATATGGGGCCGTCCTGTTCGGGACACTTTGGTCCCATGCGATTTCCCAACGGCATCACCCGCAGCGGGTGCGGCAGCGTGTGCCAGGCTGCCCAGACCTGTCCGGTCGAGGAGGTCATAGTCGATAACGGCTGTCCAGAGTGACCGAGTTCCATTGTCCGCGTCAGGGTGACCCGGTGATGTACGCACAACGCAGTTCCGAAACGGCGCCACAGGACGTGGTGGCGCCGACAATCCCGAGGAGTTTTTCCATGCCTTTTTGTGATGCTCGGTTACCGGTTGGTGGCACCAGTTGGCCCGCCTGGCTGTGCGGCTTGGCGTTGATCGCGGCGCCGTCGATCGGTTGTGGAGGCTCCTCGCCGGCGCGCGCTGGCACCGGCGGTCAAGGCGGTGGCGCGGCGGGCGTGGACGACGCCGGCAGCGACGAGGGCGGCGATGCGCCGGCGGTCGGGGACGGAGCCAACACCGACGGCGCCGCCAGCACGTTGGGTGGCTGCATCGACAAGGTCGGCGGCACCAACACCTCGCCGATGATCGTCAATCACCCCGACGGCATCTGCGACACCTACGGCAGCTTCACCTTGACCGTGCATCAGTCCGCCGCAACCACCGCCGTCAACGTGACCCTGTTCCGCGTCGACAACACCGGCCTCAACCTCGGCGCGTCGGACAACCACTATAAGTCAGGCGTGTGGAGCACCAGCGCCGGTGCCCAGAACATCCCAGGAAACTATGTCGCCCATCTTTTCATCGCCACCACCCCCACCCCCGGGCCCGACGACTTTCAAGCCCTGACCGATCCGCTGACGTTGAACTTGTCCGAAGGCGACCACACGCTCTACTTCTTCGCCGACGGCGACGACATGAATGGGGGCACGTACGGCTTCGGGATCAACGTGTGGGTGATCGGCGATGTCCCCAGCGGTCCGTCGCTGTCGGGCTTCGAGGCCGTGCCGGGCGGCGCCCTGGCCGCCGACGCAACGATGGGTTGCTCGCCCGCCTATGATGGAACCTGCGGCAACAGCGCGCACACCCTGGTGGTGGGCGTCGTGGGGTTGACGTCATTCACCGTGGCCGGCGTCGGTGGCGCAGCCGCGCCCGTCGACGGGGGAACGTCCGACTAAAAGGCGCAATCCGGCGGGAGACCTCGAAAAGCCGTTCGTACGGGCGATCGCCGTCAGAGAGAGACGCAGATCAGGCCGTTGTTGCACGCCGTGGTCGTCACGCACGTTCGCTGGGCATCACCACCTGGGGCTTCACAACAACAGGTTCCGCCGGTCGGACACAGAAGGTTCACGCAACGGGCGGATCGGCTGGTCGCTTGGTCGCAGAAACTGGACGTACATTTATCGAGCGGTTTGAGACAGGTGTCGAGCAGCGTTGGACTCGCCGGCACCACACACGAGCCTTGCGCACAAATCATCGCCATCACCGCCGGAACGTCGGTCGAAATCTGCCCGCAGGCCGAGCCGCAGGTCTTCTGCTCACGGGCGCGGTCGGCGCCGCAGACGCCGTCCCGTTGACCGGTCTTGACTTGGCTGCAGCCGGTGCAGCGCATCGGATCGGCGGCGTCACAGTCCGTCTCGCAGCAGACGCCGTCGACGCAAAAGCCGCTCCGGCACCAGCTTCCGGCGGCGCATCCTTGCCCGGTGGGCAGATTGACGGGCGCCTTTTCCATTGGTTGATCGGTGGGGGCATCGTTGGTCAACGGAGCGTCGGAGACTCCGACGCCTCCGTCTGCATCTGCATCCAGCCGGCCAGAGTCGAGCATCGGATTGTCCTGGTCGACATTGGCGTCTGGAGAAACCTCAGTGTCCGCGTCCGCCTGGGCGTCAATCAACGGAACGGCGGTGTCCGTGGCGTCATCATCGGGTGTCAAGACGGTCATATTCATGTCGGCGACAGAGCCGGCGTCGGCAACCAGATTCGGACCCTCGTTCTTCTGGCACCCGGGAATTCCGGCAAACAGAACACCGCCCAGCGCCGGCGCCAGTATCAGGATGATCAGGAAATCGACATACGCGACGGCAGGGCTGGCAGCTTTCATAGGACCTTGCTCCGTAAAAGATCGTGCCTTCGCGAAGTCATCGATGATCAATTGGACTGTTGTACCTGCGAAAAGAGGGGCTAATTAGTTGGATTGTAGAAATCCAACGACAGTCACCTCCGGCATGACACTCCCGTTAAGTCCTTAACGGCAGGAGACGGGTTTGTTTCCTGACAATCAGACGATATCGATCTTTAAAAACTGTCCGATACGCAGCGCTCGGATCGCGCGCGGCGCGCCGCAGATGGCGAACGGTTCAAAGAGCGGTGTCGCCGGCGCCGAGGGGCGGCGGGAGGCGCCGCAGCCAGGCATTGAAGGGTCGGGCTAGCCAGAGCGGGACATAGGGCCGCACGAAATAGGCGGCGGTTCCCAGCAACACCACCGTCACCACCAGTTTGATGGTGGTCCGTCGCACCCAGCGCCGGAAGCGGGCGCCAAGCGTCGGCGTCGCCGGGCCTGGTGCGGATCTGCCGACGATAGCCGGTGCTGCTGGTGCAATGGCGCGGGTCGCTCTCGCCAGCTGCGCGGCGCGCGCGGCATCGAGCCGGGTGGGGGCACTGTGAGCGGTGTCTTGATGGGTGAGGGAGGGTTCGATCGCGGTGCCGGCCGGATGGTCGTCCTCGCGCGCCTCACCCGACACCTCGACCAGCTCAAGGTCCAGGCTTCCCAGCTCGACGGCGATGCTCGGGTCCGATGCCCCGGAAAAATCGGCAGGCGGCTTGACCCCGTCGCGCGCGCTCAGAGTCTCGAGCCAGCGCTTGAGGGGCGCGGGGCCGCTCGGCTGTCCCAGCTTGATCAAGAGGGCGTCGATCTTGTCCGCCATCTGCTCGGCGCTTTGCCAGCGCCGCAAAAGGTTGACCCGCAAGGCGCGCGCGATGAACCGTTCCACGTCGGGATTGAAGTCCTTCGTGCTGCTGGAGGGCTTTGCGTAGCGCGCCCGCCGCACCTGCTGGATCACGTCCAGGTCGGTGGTTCCGTCGAAGGGTTTGCGTCCGGTGGTGAGCAGGTAGAGCAGGGTCCCCACCGAGAACAGGTCCGAGCGCGCATCGAGCGCGGCGCCCAACGACTGTTCCGGTGACATATACGCGAACTTGCCCTTGATCACGCCGGTGGCCGACTTTTCGGTTTTGCCGACCGCCTTGGCGATACCGAAGTCCGCCAGCTTCACCTCGCCCTCGCGGCTGAGCAGAACGTTCTGTGGCGTCACGTCTCGATGAATGATGCCGAGAGGCTTGCCTTTGCTGCTGCGGCGGGTGTGCACGTAGGCGAGGCCCCGGCAAAGCGCCCCCACGATATAAAGCGCCAGCGGGATCGGCAGCTTCAGTTTCACCTGTTGGGCGCGGCGAAGCACCTGCGCCAGGCTCCACCCGTCGACGAACTCCAGCACCAGGAAGTACTGATTCCCCGCCATCCCGAGGTCGAGGACCTGCACGAGGTTGCTGTGATTCAGCCGCGAGGCGATGTGCGCCTCGTCGACCAGCATGCGGACAAAGCTGGGGTCAGCGGCCAGCGCCGGCAGGATGCGCTTGAGCACCACCGCCTTCTGAAAGTTCTCCGCCCCGAGCTGGAGGGCAAGAAAGATCTCGGCCATCCCTCCGTGGGCGATCTTGTTGACCACGTGGTAGCGCGTTGCTGCCGCCATCGCCCCGAGGATACCCGGAACCCGGCGTCCGGTCCCAAACTTGCGAGGGACGCTCGCGGCGGATGTTCGAAGCGCCAGGGACCACCAAACGGAGCAACGATGGCGATTTTCACAGGGGCGTGAACGTCTGGGTGACCTTACGGCTTGGCGTCGATGGAGCCAGGCCGTAATGGAGGTCCGAACTCTCGTTTCGAGCGGCTCGACCACGTCGCAGTCGATCGAGGGTCAGTCGGTCGTCCAGCTTGATCAGCAGGACATAATAGCTGAGCGCATAGATCAGCTGCTGCGTGACGATATCCCACTGGCTGCGCAGCGCGGTTCCGAAGACCAGCGCGATCATCAACGCGGCGCCGAGCACGAGCGCCGGGCCCAGGTAAAGGCCGAGCAGGATGCCTGCTCCCACGGCCGTTTCAAGGACGGTCAGTGCCCAGCCGAATGCGTACACCAGGGGCGCCGGCAGGAACGTTTCGCGAAACTGCGCCACCAATCCGGCGGCAAAGTGGCCCGGTCCCGCCGCCAGGCGCGTGCAGCCGTGCATCAACAGGTCCACGCCCATCGCGATCCGGAAGAGCGGATAAGCAAATCCGGTGAAATCGATCGAGCGGCGCGCGTCCATGACGTGAATCTGGGCTTCTCGCGGTCAACGTCAACACCCGCGGTTCCTAGACGGACGGGGTGGGGGCGATGAAGGACGCGACCCGGGGGCTGAAATACGGCTGGCGGGCGGCCACCGCACGGATGGCGATCGCAAGCTCGGCGAAGGCGTCTTCTTTGCTGACGTAGCCGGTGGCGCCGGCTTTGAGGATGCGGGCGGCCGTCCTTTGGTCCGTGCGCGCGGACAGGGCGACGACCGCCGTCTTGGGGTTCCGGGCTTTGATCTCTCGAGTCGCCGCCACGCCGTCGAGATCGGGCATCGCCACGTCCATCACCACGACGTCAGGCGAGAGCTGGGCGGAAAGCTTCACGGCCGTGTGGCCGTCCTGCGCATCGGCGAGGACCTGGATGTCGTCCTCGTTGTGCAGCAGCGTTCGCAAACCGTCGAGGATGATCCGGTGGTCGTCCACCAGGACGACGGTGGTCGACGGTGCGCGCGGCGCTTTGGTCAAAGTGCGCTTGCCAGACAATTCATCGACGATGCGGCGCAGGCTGGCGCCTATTTCGATCGGCGGCAGCACCAGGTCAACGTGCCCGCCCCCGATGGCCGCTGAGGGCATCGCGGCGTGGGCACACGACCGGGGGTCCTGCACCAGCACCTTGCCGCCCGCTTCGGCGATGAGCCGGCAGCCCAGCGTCCCGTCCGAGCCCGTTCCGGAAAGGACCACCCCCACGGCGCGCGGACCATATGCATCGGCGACCGAGCGGAACATCAAATCCGCCGAGGGCTGGACGAAGTCGAGCTTCGGGCCGTTCACCAGGCGCAAGCAATGCTCGGCCGTCAAGTGCTTGCCGGGAGGACAAATGTAGACGGTGCCGGCTTCGAGGAGATCTCCGTCTTGAACATGACGCACCCTCAAGACCGTGCGATTTTGTAGCAAGGCCGGCAGCAGCTCGGCGAACTGGCGACCGCGGTGCTGGACGATGACGATGGCAGCCGGGAAATCAGGGTCCAACGAAGCGAGTACATCGAACAGAGCCGCCAGCCCCCCGGCCGAGCAGGCGATCACCACGACCGACGGGCTGGTCGTCGGTCCGGCCCAGTCCGGCAATCTCGACGATCCGGGATAACGATGAAGTGACATGCTCGTCTTTGGACCTGACGGGTTCCCCGTGCTTGGTTTACCGTAGCACACAGCGGAGCGCGTTCAGCCGATCTGCCCGGACACTTGCTCGATGACGCCGGCCAGGCGCTCTGGCGCCACCGGTTTCCTCAGCTCCGCGGCGAAGTCCGCCTCACCGGCGAGCGGCTCGCGACCGTCGGTGCGCGCATAAGCCGAGATCAGAACCGCCGGCATGGCCGACAGGCCGCGGCTCTGCTCGAGGTTCCGGATCCGCTCGAGGAGCTCGTCGCCGCTCATGCCGGACAGCGCCAGATCCGTCAGCAGCACCTGCGGTCTGTTGCCGGACTGCATGTCTGATAGCACCGCCAGCGCCGCTTGCGCAGAGTCGAACGAAGTCACTTCTGCCCCGTAGTGCCCCAAGGTGATGGCCATCGCCTCTCGGGTGCTGGTGTCGTCCTCGACCAGCATGATGCGAACGCCGGCGAGTCGGCCCAATGCCGCATCGCCCGCGGGGATGGTCTTCGCCGAGCCGGTATCCGCCGCGGTGGCGACAGGAAGCTCCACCGTGAAAACCGCGCCCAGCCCCTGACCAGGACTGTCGGCGCGGATCGTTCCCCCGTGCAGCACGACCAGATCACGACTGATCGCCAGCCCAAGACCGAGACCACCGTGCGTTCTGTCGGGCATGCTCTCTGCCTGGCGGAATCGTTCGAACACCTGCGGCAGGAACTCCGGGCTGATCCCCCGACCCGTGTCACTGACGTCGATGCGCGCGTGCGCGGTGGTGCGCCCCACGCGCACGAAGACGCGGCCTCCGCCAGGAGTGAACTTGATGGCGTTGCTGAGCAGGTTCCAGAACACCTGCTTGAGGCGATCGGCATCGGCCCGCACCAGGATGTCGGGCTCGATATCGGTTTCGATGTCGACCCTTTTGTCTTCCGCGCCTGGCCAAACGACATCGACGGCGGCGTGGGCAAGAGTGGAAAGATTCACCTCCGTCCACTTCAATCGCAGCTTACCGGAGACAATTCGCGAGGCGTCCAGCAAGTCCTCGATCAGCTTCGATTGCGCCTCGGCGCTATGCTCCAACGACTCCAGCGCCCGCTGCGTCGCTGCGGCGTCCAGGTGCCGCGCGCGCAGCAGCCGGGTCCACAGCAGGATCGCCCCCAGCGGCGTGCGCAGCTCGTGCGACACAGTGGCGAGGAACTCGTCCTTGAGCTTCGAAGCCTTCTCAGCCTTCGTTCTTGCGTCGGCCTCGCCGCGGATCAGGGCGCGGATCTCGTACTGACGCCGCCGGGCCCGCAGCGCTGCTTGCACAGCCGTGGTCAGGGTCAAGGTCCGAACCGGACGCTCAAGGATGGTCACGTTCCCGACGCGGCGAAGGTTGCTCACCGCCCGCGCGTTCTCCGCGGCCAGCGGATCGCCGCTGGCCAACAGCAGGATGGGGAGATCCGACCAGGCCGGTTGCCGCGAAAGCGCGGCGGCGATGGTGGCCACGGTTGGCCGCGCCAGCGCCTCTTCGGTCAGCACCAGGACATCCGCGTCCTTCTCGAGCAGCCTGCCCAGCGCCTCGCCCTGCTTGCAAGCCACGCACCCGATCCCGACTCTTTCCAGGGTCTGGCAAAGCAGGGCGGCATCGCGGCCGAAGGGAGCCATGGCCACGACGCTGCCCTTTCTATCCACCGTCACCTTGCTGGCCGGGATTGCCTGCGTCGCCGCCCTCGTCCCCGAGGCTCGCCACAGGGTCGGGATCGCCGCCCAGAATGTGGCGCAAGTGGTGCAGCGGTTCGGTGGCGATTTCGATGGAACCAGGCCTGATCAACATCTCGCGGATGGTGGTCTCATGCTCTCCTTGCCGTTTTTTGAGGGCCGTGAGACAGCGACGAACCCTTCCCCCCGCCTCGAACATGCGCAGGAGGATGATCGAGTCGGACAGATAGCTGATGTCCGTCTGGGTGTTGGTGGGGCCGACGCCCAAGCCTCCGCCTTCGGCAACGATCAACAACGTCAGCACGCCGCTGCGGCTGAGGAAGGTGATGAGCTCGTGCATCTGAACAGCGAGCATCTCCCCTTGCCCCATGGCGTTGAAATAGCCGGTCAGGCTATCGATCACGATGAGGCGAGAGTGGTCGCGCTCCACCGCGGCCCTGACGTTCTGGGCGAATTCGCCCGCCGTGATCTCTCCTGGATCCAGCAGCACCACGGAGAGGTGGCCCGATTCGAGGGCAGGCTGCAGATCGACGCCCAGTCCCGCCGCCCGGGCCTTGAACGTTTCCGGTCGCTCATCAAAAAGAAAGATGGTGGAGCGGCCGTCCTGATCGGCATGCTGGCGGACGAAGACCGAGGCCAGGCTGCTCTTGCCGCTGCCGGGCGGGCCGATGAGCATGCAGGTCGTACCGCTTTCGAGCCCGCCCCCCAGCAGTTCGTCGAGCACTTTGATCCCGCTCGGAACAGTTTTGAAGTCCTTGTACTCACGCTCCAGCTCCAGGGCCAGCCGGGGGAATACCTCCAAACCCCCGGTCCGGATTCTGAAGTTGTGGAAGCCACCGCTCATCGCCACGCCGCGGATCTTGACCACCCGCAGGCTCCGGCGCACTTCACCGTAGTCGGGCGAGGTCAGGTTCAGGTGAATCGTGCTGGTGGCCAGGGTCTGCAAGTCGACTTCGCCACTGGGCGAGGTGTCGGTCGGCCAGTCGGCCAGGAACAGCCCCGCGCAATTTCGCTCGACCAAGAATTGCTGCAGTCGAATCATTTCGCGTTGAAAGCGGGCCGTGCTGGCCGCCAGCAGTCGGAGGGCGCCCAAGGAATCCAGGATCACCCGGCGGGGCGCGATCTTGTCCAGGACATCCCGCAGTGTCTGGGTGAGCTCGTCCAGCTCCACGTCGGCGGTGTGCAGCACGCTCTGATCGGTGGCCGCTGCGCTTCCCATGCCGCCTGGCGACAGCTCATGAATCGTGATGCCGTCCAGCGACCATCCGTGGGAGCGCGCGATTGTCTCCAGGCCGCGCCGGCTCTGCGAGGCCGTGAAATAGAGGCCGCGCTGGCCCGCGGCAGCGCCTCGGAGAAGGTATTGCAGGGCCAGGGTGGTTTTCCCGGTGCCCGGCCCCCCCTGGATGATGTGCATCCCTTCGCGGGGGAATCCTCCTTGGAGGATCTTGTCCAGCCCATCGATTCCGCTGGAATCTACCTCCCCTTGTTCCGGTTGCGCGGCGTCCATAGTGCAAACCTATGGATCGCGGGCGGCGTTTCGGAAGGTCGCCGGTGACAAGTACGGGAAGCGCCTTGGCGCGGGACCTCCGACCAGAGCGCGATCTTGGCGTCTCATGGAAATGCGATCACGGACGGCGTATTGGCGCCCCACAGTGAGCGCCGTTCTCTTGGCGGCGGCCGATCACGACGAACAGGCCTCCTTCGGAGCCCAGCGCTCGCATCCAGTTGTCCTCGGCCGCACGAAACAACGACTCTGCGTCGTCGCCGTCGTTGTCGCCGTCACGCTGGCCCACGAGCGCCGCCGGATAGGTGCGCAGGTAGTCGACCTGCTGGTCATGAAACCACCGTTGCACCTCGCCAAGCGTATGACGGTGCTCTTCGGGGTGCAGATACTGATCGCGAAGCCACGCGGTCCGACGCACGGGCTCTGCCGTGCGATCGCGCAGCACCGGGTACGCGCCAACCACCTTCGCAGTCGGTGAGGGAATCGGGCGAAGGCGTTGTAGACCCCGACGACCATGATCCCTCCCGGCCGGGCCAGGCGCGCCAGGCTCCGGATCCGGCGCTTTCTTTCGTGCTGGTGGACTTGCCGCCGGAGCTGCTCCTGCCCCGGGATGGCCACCCCAACGCTCGCGGTGCGAAGAAGATCGCCGACGCGGTGGAAGCCGAGCTGTGCCAGCTGCCGGACGCCGGCGCGTATTGCCTGTGGGCGGCGACCCGTCCCACCGACACTTAGCAATGCCCTGAGCAGCCGCCGCGAACACATGAACACCGTCGAGCTCGTCGGGCGTTTCGGCCGCGCCTCGCTCGATCCTTCGTCAATCGCTACCGCCGGCGCGAAAGCTAGCGGCGATCACGATGGTCGCGATCGCGATCTCGTTCATGGCCGTGGTCGCCGTGCCGGCCCCGTTGGTCACAGGCGCATCCGCGGTAGTAACACCCCGACAATACGGCGGCGATCGCGAAGATCATCCTGGCGCGGCCACCCCTTCGGCGCGGCAATCTTTCTTGCTGCCGGCTGGTATCGATCATGTTGTTTTTTTCCATCACGTTGATCGTGTGGACGAAAGGTCGCCCAGCAAGAGCGCTATCAGCGCGTTGCAGACCGAAGACTCCCTAGGGAACGTCACGTGGAAGATCAGATCTTGCCAGTGGAGGAGCGGGAGCGGACAATCCCGCCCTCACATGCGCGCCAACCAGGGAAGCACGGCCTTGAGGTCCGGATCTCGCCAGCGAATCCCGGCGCCAAGATAGATGCTGGTGAGATTGCGATCGAGAAGGTCCTGCGCGCCGGCCTGGAAAAAGATCCAGCGCCACTGCACGCTCCCGCCGATCCGGAGGTTTGGCACCGCCACCGGCTGGTCGGGGCTCCATTCCGAGACAACCAACTCCAGCCTCATTCGATCGTCGAATCCGCGTAGCTCGGCCCCCGCACCTCCCCGATTGTCGATCAGCCCGGCGCTGAAGACAGCGAGCCCGATCCGCTTGAAGACCCGCGCCGACAGAGCGAGGGAGCTGGGCGTCGAGCTTGTGGTTCGAGTCGTCACCCCGTCGCCGACCGTGACTGTCGTGGTGGACTCAACCGCCTGCGTGACGGTGGCGACGCTGATTCCGTACCAGAAGTCCGGCCGGGGAGCGATCTCGAGACCGACGGCCGCGCGGCCACCGAACCGCGGAGCGGTGGCCGCGCCGCTTATCTCGAAGCGAAGGTCTGTTCTGGCGGCCGGTGCCGTCAATTCCTGAATTCCGGCGATCGTGTCGCGCGTGGCTTGGTCGGCGCGTGCGACGGCAAGGCAACCGGCCATGATGGTCGCCGCTACCAGTGTCGCTGTGCCGATCCGTGAATTGCGGCTGCCCACCCGGACGACCAGCGTACTGGCGGACGTCAACGAAAGCGATTGATCGAGATCACCCTCGGGGGCTGTTGTCGAGCCGCTGCAGTTATGACGACAACGACAAAGACATCCAATCTGGCGACCGCCGCGCAAGGCTCGGCTGGCGGCAAAGGGTCGCGCGCAACTGAGCTACGAGCCCCCAGAGATGGCCGGTATCACGTGTAACTGTGCCCGCTCGCGCAGCGGCGTCGACAGGCCACCCGTGAACTTGATCTCCTCGCCGTCCACGAACACGTTCACGTGGACGCGCACTTGCCCCGCCTCGTTCGTGATCCGATCCCTCAGCCCCGGATGCGCCGCGAACAGCGCCGCCAGCGCGCCGCGGACGTCACCCGGCGAGGCGTCGAGATTCACCTCGGTCGCACCACCGGCCCACGGTCGCAGCGGGCCTGTCAGTTGAAACGTGATCAGGCGGGCGCCCCGGTCTTCACGCAAGTCACGGCGGGCAACCCGTCGGCGATCACCGCGAAGCTCGCGCCCTCGTCGCGCGAAGCGAACACCTTCCCGGAGCGCGTGCCGAAGTACACACCGGCCGGCTGGCCCGCGTCGCACGCCATGCCGTCGCGGAGGATGGTCTCGTAGGCGTCCTTTTGCGCCAGGCCTCTGGTGAGCGGCTTCCAGCTCTTTGCACCGTCGGTGGTCTTGTAGATGCGGAGCTTGCCGCCCGGCCCCGAGCGCATCTCCTGATTGAGCGGCGCGATGAAGGCCGTGTCCGGATCGTGCGGGTGCACGACCATCGAGAAGCCGAAGTCGCTGGGGACGCCGTGGGCCACGTCGTGCCACGACTCACCGGCGTCGTCGCTGCGATAGAGGCCGCCGTGGTTCTGCAGGTAGAAGCGGTCCGGCGTCGACGGGTGCCGCGCGATCTTGTGCACGCACTGTCCGAACTCCGGGTATTTCTCGGGCGAGAAGTCCACGCGGACGCCGTTGTTCTTCGCAGCCCAGGTCTTGCCGCCGTCGTCAGTGCGATAGACGCCCGCCGCGGAGATCGCGACGTGCATCTTCGTCCCATCGGTCGGGTGCGGCACGATCGTGTGCAGACACAGGCCGCCGGCCCCCGGGTTCCACCTGGCCCGGTGCGGGTGATCCCACAGAGCGCGTACCATCTCGAACGTCTTTCCCCCGTCGTCCGACTTGAAGAGCGCCGCTGGCTGCACGCCAGCCCAGATACGGTTCGGCTCCACGCCGGGGACCAACTGCCAGACGTTGTCGAGCTTC
Above is a window of Polyangia bacterium DNA encoding:
- a CDS encoding DoxX family membrane protein, which gives rise to MDARRSIDFTGFAYPLFRIAMGVDLLMHGCTRLAAGPGHFAAGLVAQFRETFLPAPLVYAFGWALTVLETAVGAGILLGLYLGPALVLGAALMIALVFGTALRSQWDIVTQQLIYALSYYVLLIKLDDRLTLDRLRRGRAARNESSDLHYGLAPSTPSRKVTQTFTPL
- a CDS encoding hybrid sensor histidine kinase/response regulator, with the protein product MATIAAALSRQPAWSDLPILLLASGDPLAAENARAVSNLRRVGNVTILERPVRTLTLTTAVQAALRARRRQYEIRALIRGEADARTKAEKASKLKDEFLATVSHELRTPLGAILLWTRLLRARHLDAAATQRALESLEHSAEAQSKLIEDLLDASRIVSGKLRLKWTEVNLSTLAHAAVDVVWPGAEDKRVDIETDIEPDILVRADADRLKQVFWNLLSNAIKFTPGGGRVFVRVGRTTAHARIDVSDTGRGISPEFLPQVFERFRQAESMPDRTHGGLGLGLAISRDLVVLHGGTIRADSPGQGLGAVFTVELPVATAADTGSAKTIPAGDAALGRLAGVRIMLVEDDTSTREAMAITLGHYGAEVTSFDSAQAALAVLSDMQSGNRPQVLLTDLALSGMSGDELLERIRNLEQSRGLSAMPAVLISAYARTDGREPLAGEADFAAELRKPVAPERLAGVIEQVSGQIG
- a CDS encoding exo-alpha-sialidase, with protein sequence MAQKKAPKTKHKTRPKVRTKVRTKKRTKVRTKKRTKKSAETLLLVGTVKGAFIFRSRDRKTWTSGGVLFPGMQVYALCHDPRSGRLLAGVSHPYFGTNVRYSDDLGKTWIEPKEANIKFPEDAGMVRSDVSATEPHKAKLDNVWQLVPGVEPNRIWAGVQPAALFKSDDGGKTFEMVRALWDHPHRARWNPGAGGLCLHTIVPHPTDGTKMHVAISAAGVYRTDDGGKTWAAKNNGVRVDFSPEKYPEFGQCVHKIARHPSTPDRFYLQNHGGLYRSDDAGESWHDVAHGVPSDFGFSMVVHPHDPDTAFIAPLNQEMRSGPGGKLRIYKTTDGAKSWKPLTRGLAQKDAYETILRDGMACDAGQPAGVYFGTRSGKVFASRDEGASFAVIADGLPAVTCVKTGAPA
- a CDS encoding ubiquitin-like small modifier protein 1, translating into MREDRGARLITFQLTGPLRPWAGGATEVNLDASPGDVRGALAALFAAHPGLRDRITNEAGQVRVHVNVFVDGEEIKFTGGLSTPLRERAQLHVIPAISGGS
- a CDS encoding chemotaxis protein CheB; protein product: MVIACSAGGLAALFDVLASLDPDFPAAIVIVQHRGRQFAELLPALLQNRTVLRVRHVQDGDLLEAGTVYICPPGKHLTAEHCLRLVNGPKLDFVQPSADLMFRSVADAYGPRAVGVVLSGTGSDGTLGCRLIAEAGGKVLVQDPRSCAHAAMPSAAIGGGHVDLVLPPIEIGASLRRIVDELSGKRTLTKAPRAPSTTVVLVDDHRIILDGLRTLLHNEDDIQVLADAQDGHTAVKLSAQLSPDVVVMDVAMPDLDGVAATREIKARNPKTAVVALSARTDQRTAARILKAGATGYVSKEDAFAELAIAIRAVAARQPYFSPRVASFIAPTPSV
- a CDS encoding serine/threonine-protein kinase, which codes for MVNKIAHGGMAEIFLALQLGAENFQKAVVLKRILPALAADPSFVRMLVDEAHIASRLNHSNLVQVLDLGMAGNQYFLVLEFVDGWSLAQVLRRAQQVKLKLPIPLALYIVGALCRGLAYVHTRRSSKGKPLGIIHRDVTPQNVLLSREGEVKLADFGIAKAVGKTEKSATGVIKGKFAYMSPEQSLGAALDARSDLFSVGTLLYLLTTGRKPFDGTTDLDVIQQVRRARYAKPSSSTKDFNPDVERFIARALRVNLLRRWQSAEQMADKIDALLIKLGQPSGPAPLKRWLETLSARDGVKPPADFSGASDPSIAVELGSLDLELVEVSGEAREDDHPAGTAIEPSLTHQDTAHSAPTRLDAARAAQLARATRAIAPAAPAIVGRSAPGPATPTLGARFRRWVRRTTIKLVVTVVLLGTAAYFVRPYVPLWLARPFNAWLRRLPPPLGAGDTAL
- a CDS encoding ATPase domain-containing protein: MDAAQPEQGEVDSSGIDGLDKILQGGFPREGMHIIQGGPGTGKTTLALQYLLRGAAAGQRGLYFTASQSRRGLETIARSHGWSLDGITIHELSPGGMGSAAATDQSVLHTADVELDELTQTLRDVLDKIAPRRVILDSLGALRLLAASTARFQREMIRLQQFLVERNCAGLFLADWPTDTSPSGEVDLQTLATSTIHLNLTSPDYGEVRRSLRVVKIRGVAMSGGFHNFRIRTGGLEVFPRLALELEREYKDFKTVPSGIKVLDELLGGGLESGTTCMLIGPPGSGKSSLASVFVRQHADQDGRSTIFLFDERPETFKARAAGLGVDLQPALESGHLSVVLLDPGEITAGEFAQNVRAAVERDHSRLIVIDSLTGYFNAMGQGEMLAVQMHELITFLSRSGVLTLLIVAEGGGLGVGPTNTQTDISYLSDSIILLRMFEAGGRVRRCLTALKKRQGEHETTIREMLIRPGSIEIATEPLHHLRHILGGDPDPVASLGDEGGDAGNPGQQGDGG